One window of bacterium genomic DNA carries:
- a CDS encoding ABC transporter ATP-binding protein yields MSDESAAGTSVDRSPAPSLVLRDVDSGYGDLPILHGVSLAVAPAEIVAVIGPNGAGKSTLLKTLFGLLALRGGTMTFGDEDLGPTTPGARAKLGMAYVPQEGSTFPELTVYDNLAVSLLHEHARTQHRRIGEMLESFPALQELRRARAGTLSGGERQMLAIASAMISEPRFLALDEPTTGLAPSIVQARIADIVAVREQGTSVLWVIEESPMLCLPHVDRVYVMNSGVLGSSQPAEDMLDEELLQATFFGIDHHRE; encoded by the coding sequence GTGAGCGACGAGTCGGCCGCCGGCACCTCCGTGGACCGGTCCCCGGCACCGAGCCTGGTGCTCCGCGACGTGGACTCCGGCTACGGCGACCTGCCCATCCTGCACGGCGTGAGCCTGGCGGTGGCCCCGGCGGAGATCGTGGCGGTGATCGGGCCGAACGGCGCCGGCAAGTCGACCCTGTTGAAGACGCTGTTCGGGCTGCTGGCGTTGCGCGGCGGCACGATGACCTTCGGCGACGAGGACCTCGGCCCGACCACCCCGGGAGCCCGCGCCAAGCTCGGGATGGCCTACGTCCCCCAGGAGGGCAGCACGTTCCCGGAACTCACGGTCTACGACAATCTCGCCGTCAGCCTGCTGCACGAGCACGCGCGCACCCAGCACCGCCGCATCGGTGAGATGCTGGAATCCTTCCCGGCGCTGCAGGAGTTGCGCCGAGCCCGCGCCGGCACGCTGTCAGGCGGCGAGCGCCAGATGCTGGCCATCGCCTCGGCGATGATCTCCGAGCCCCGCTTCCTGGCGCTCGACGAGCCCACCACCGGTCTGGCCCCATCCATCGTGCAGGCGCGCATCGCCGACATCGTGGCCGTCCGCGAGCAGGGCACATCGGTGCTGTGGGTCATCGAGGAGAGCCCCATGCTGTGCCTGCCGCACGTGGACAGGGTCTATGTCATGAACTCCGGCGTGCTGGGATCGTCACAGCCGGCTGAGGACATGCTGGACGAGGAGCTGCTGCAGGCCACGTTCTTCGGGATCGACCACCATCGGGAGTAG
- a CDS encoding branched-chain amino acid ABC transporter permease: protein MSTFAALSALGSPTFWLSLFTLIGIYAAVTMLLNVEAGWGGMWDLGIVGLLAIGSYTYTITTNPPGEFDVTYAPGWPVWAGILAAMAMTGIVAFLVGLPALRARREYFLIITFAFAEVFRQLAINLRGVTHGTVGFYSVARPFESFFERNPLRAVLLAVTWGAALLVYGLTRRVSRSGYGRALRAMRDNEPAALSLGIRVSWLRLQTFVLVGIAVGGVAPLYLWWLSYANPSVFEPQFTFTAWTALVLGGIASRFGAVLGVAVLLLFTELVELIEVPLEFRNVLVAVHPLAIGLLLVLVLRFRPEGLLSERKTFGERARRPTLLDGAVDSAFDLAGTVGAAVASRMRRLRGSPDAPQGVAP from the coding sequence ATGAGCACGTTCGCCGCCCTCAGCGCCCTGGGGTCGCCCACGTTCTGGCTGAGCCTCTTCACTCTCATCGGCATCTACGCCGCGGTCACCATGCTGCTGAACGTGGAGGCGGGATGGGGCGGCATGTGGGACCTGGGCATCGTGGGGCTGCTCGCCATCGGCTCCTACACCTACACCATCACCACCAACCCCCCCGGCGAATTCGACGTGACCTACGCCCCCGGTTGGCCCGTCTGGGCCGGAATCCTAGCAGCCATGGCGATGACCGGCATCGTGGCATTCCTCGTGGGGCTGCCTGCGCTGCGAGCACGGCGCGAGTATTTCCTGATCATCACATTCGCCTTCGCGGAGGTGTTCCGCCAGCTGGCGATCAACCTGCGCGGCGTCACCCACGGGACGGTGGGCTTCTACAGCGTGGCCCGGCCGTTCGAGAGCTTTTTCGAACGCAACCCCCTGCGAGCCGTCCTGCTCGCCGTGACCTGGGGGGCTGCGCTGCTCGTCTACGGGCTGACCCGGCGGGTCAGCCGCTCGGGCTACGGGCGGGCGCTGCGGGCCATGCGCGACAACGAGCCGGCGGCGCTGTCGCTGGGAATCCGCGTCAGCTGGCTGCGCCTGCAGACCTTCGTGCTGGTGGGCATCGCCGTGGGCGGCGTCGCCCCGCTGTACCTGTGGTGGCTGAGTTACGCCAATCCCAGCGTCTTCGAGCCGCAGTTCACGTTCACCGCATGGACCGCGCTGGTACTCGGCGGCATCGCCAGCCGCTTCGGCGCCGTGCTGGGCGTGGCAGTCCTGCTGCTCTTCACCGAGTTGGTGGAGTTGATCGAGGTGCCGCTGGAGTTCCGCAACGTGCTGGTGGCCGTGCATCCCCTGGCCATCGGCCTGCTGCTGGTGCTGGTGCTGCGCTTCCGCCCAGAGGGCCTGCTCTCGGAGCGCAAGACGTTCGGGGAGAGGGCCCGCCGGCCGACCCTCCTCGACGGAGCCGTCGACTCCGCCTTCGACCTCGCCGGAACCGTCGGGGCCGCCGTTGCGTCGCGAATGCGGCGCCTGCGCGGAAGCCCCGACGCCCCGCAGGGGGTGGCGCCGTGA
- a CDS encoding cupin domain-containing protein, with amino-acid sequence MRASDIIGLLGLELLPDNEGYFTETWRDEHSSAIYYVMRSGNFSAMHRQDGPELWHHYAGAAVEMLLLASDGSIAAPTLGNDLGRGQRPCVAVPAGTWMGAATTGEWSLVGTTMAPPFNQSGFELGVEADLASRYPAAAEAIARLVRRSGA; translated from the coding sequence ATGCGAGCCTCCGACATCATCGGCCTGCTCGGTCTGGAGCTGCTGCCGGACAACGAGGGGTACTTCACCGAGACGTGGCGCGACGAGCACAGTTCGGCCATCTACTACGTCATGCGATCCGGCAACTTCTCGGCCATGCACCGCCAGGATGGGCCCGAGCTGTGGCACCACTACGCCGGCGCGGCGGTGGAGATGCTCCTGCTGGCGTCCGACGGCAGCATCGCCGCACCGACCCTGGGCAACGACCTCGGGCGAGGCCAGCGACCCTGTGTCGCCGTCCCGGCCGGCACCTGGATGGGAGCCGCCACCACCGGCGAGTGGTCGCTCGTCGGCACCACCATGGCGCCGCCGTTCAATCAGAGCGGGTTCGAGTTGGGCGTGGAGGCGGACCTGGCATCCCGCTACCCCGCCGCGGCCGAGGCCATCGCACGCCTCGTCCGCCGGTCCGGAGCCTGA
- a CDS encoding aromatic ring-hydroxylating dioxygenase subunit alpha: MTTTATAATLDDIEPSAPDLTNYWHPVLESAEVTPDAPIGFELLGRRLVAYRDSGQARVMEDLCIHRGTALSLGWTTPEGCIVCPYHGWEYNGDGRCVNIPALEPGSVIPSGARVNSFPTAERYGLVWVALADPAGPITEWPGGEWDDPNVEIWYSHRYSWHASAARTVENFLDVSHFPFLHDGLLGSRDQTVTGPYDVSETDYGFYVSYKALEPGGVHSPSGTEVHWEYFLWLPFSVHLRKGTPDGHSTVVSLACRPTNDDSNELFLWLSRNYDLGVDRTGFHEFTHVIMEGDRRVVESQRPVPLPVRLTEELHLRGPDAAALAYRRALGPIGGI, translated from the coding sequence ATGACCACGACAGCCACTGCTGCGACCCTCGACGACATCGAGCCCAGCGCTCCCGACCTCACGAACTACTGGCATCCGGTGCTGGAATCGGCCGAAGTGACCCCCGACGCGCCGATCGGATTCGAGTTGCTGGGGCGGCGACTGGTGGCCTACCGCGACAGCGGGCAGGCCCGCGTCATGGAGGACCTCTGCATCCACCGGGGAACCGCCCTATCGCTGGGCTGGACCACCCCGGAGGGCTGCATCGTCTGCCCTTATCACGGCTGGGAGTACAACGGCGACGGACGCTGCGTGAATATCCCCGCGCTGGAGCCCGGCTCGGTGATCCCGTCGGGTGCCAGGGTCAACAGCTTCCCCACCGCCGAGCGCTACGGGCTCGTCTGGGTTGCCCTGGCCGACCCGGCGGGGCCAATAACCGAGTGGCCCGGCGGCGAGTGGGACGACCCCAACGTCGAGATCTGGTACAGCCACCGCTACTCGTGGCACGCCTCAGCGGCTCGGACCGTCGAGAACTTCCTCGACGTCTCGCACTTCCCGTTCCTCCACGACGGGCTGCTGGGCAGCCGCGACCAAACGGTGACCGGCCCCTACGACGTGTCCGAAACCGACTACGGCTTCTACGTCAGCTACAAGGCGCTCGAGCCGGGCGGGGTGCACTCCCCCAGCGGGACCGAGGTGCACTGGGAGTACTTCCTGTGGCTGCCGTTCAGCGTGCACCTGCGCAAGGGCACCCCCGACGGCCATAGCACTGTGGTGTCGCTGGCGTGCCGCCCCACCAACGACGACTCCAACGAGCTGTTCCTCTGGCTGTCCCGGAACTACGACCTGGGCGTCGATCGAACCGGATTCCACGAGTTCACCCACGTGATCATGGAGGGCGACCGCCGCGTCGTGGAGAGCCAGCGCCCCGTGCCGCTACCAGTCCGCCTCACCGAGGAACTCCACCTCCGCGGCCCCGACGCCGCCGCCCTCGCCTACCGCCGAGCCCTCGGACCCATCGGCGGCATCTGA
- a CDS encoding ABC transporter ATP-binding protein, which translates to MNAPEHNAGSALLSTHGLHKAFGGNVAVHDVSLDLYPDRITALIGPNGAGKTTLFNIFTGYERADAGNITFDSRPVTGLAPWDMSRRGVVRTFQTPVGFPTMTVWESLQVAGASHSVLSNMLTWRGRRETAELSERADGILQHLGLNELIDTPVDELAAGDRKLAELARQLMAQPRLLLLDEPAAGVNPGAISRLSELIRDVHRSGIALMIIDHNLSFVLDVADYVHTMANGRIIAEGTPEEIAANPLVRQVYMGADT; encoded by the coding sequence GTGAACGCCCCGGAGCACAACGCCGGCAGCGCCCTGCTGAGCACGCACGGCCTGCACAAGGCCTTCGGGGGCAACGTGGCCGTGCACGACGTGTCCCTGGATCTGTACCCGGATCGCATCACCGCCCTCATCGGACCCAACGGCGCCGGCAAGACGACACTGTTCAACATCTTCACCGGCTACGAGCGCGCCGACGCCGGCAACATCACGTTCGACAGCCGCCCGGTGACCGGCCTGGCCCCCTGGGACATGTCCCGGCGCGGCGTCGTGCGCACCTTCCAGACGCCGGTGGGTTTCCCCACCATGACCGTCTGGGAGAGCCTGCAGGTGGCGGGCGCCTCGCATTCGGTGCTGTCCAACATGCTGACGTGGCGGGGCCGGCGCGAGACCGCCGAACTCTCTGAGAGAGCCGACGGCATCCTGCAGCACCTGGGGCTGAACGAACTGATCGACACGCCGGTGGACGAGTTGGCCGCCGGCGACCGCAAGCTCGCCGAGTTGGCCCGGCAACTCATGGCCCAGCCCCGGCTGCTGCTTCTGGACGAACCCGCGGCCGGAGTCAACCCCGGTGCGATCTCGCGGCTCTCCGAACTGATCCGTGACGTGCATCGCAGTGGCATCGCCCTCATGATCATCGACCACAACCTCTCCTTCGTGCTCGACGTGGCCGACTACGTGCACACCATGGCCAACGGGCGGATCATCGCCGAGGGGACCCCCGAGGAGATCGCCGCCAACCCACTGGTGCGCCAGGTGTACATGGGAGCGGACACGTGA
- a CDS encoding ABC transporter substrate-binding protein, whose amino-acid sequence MRRIFLSLLTIVVLGGVVLSCGDDDEGPVKLGFLAGLSGDYAEWGPPSQDGAEAAIGVINESGGILGRDAELVVQDNLSTPEGAVTGYNRIREEIDALGGVESDGAVALLNTVAEDEMPTMCPACGTTVLDTEGGNYIWRITASDTTYGIISAQLARDLGFTRVAMLVQQTEGTESPANVFKDVWENKVGGEIIADVRFAPGSDSYQAEVEQAFAGDPDAVYIGAGPQAGIPIIREYIARGYDAQILVSPDLQVPDIAETAAELPTGRILAAQVTDDFGSPAYTAFAAAHQEYAGKAPPTGFYETNQFDQYIVLALAMTAAESTDGPAVAAQIYNIVNAPGTKVYTYADGVAALERGEQIDYDGPSGSIELHTTTGNLVSPKVAVQHIVGGSYTEREVVELDASLGR is encoded by the coding sequence GTGCGACGCATTTTCCTGTCATTGCTCACGATCGTGGTCTTGGGCGGTGTCGTCCTCAGCTGCGGCGACGACGACGAGGGGCCGGTCAAGCTCGGCTTCCTCGCCGGACTCTCTGGGGACTACGCCGAGTGGGGTCCGCCCAGCCAGGACGGCGCGGAAGCCGCTATCGGCGTGATCAACGAGAGCGGCGGCATCCTGGGCCGCGACGCCGAACTCGTGGTGCAGGACAACCTGTCCACGCCGGAGGGCGCGGTCACGGGTTACAACCGGATCCGTGAGGAGATCGACGCACTCGGCGGCGTCGAGTCTGACGGCGCCGTGGCCCTGCTGAACACCGTGGCGGAGGACGAGATGCCGACCATGTGCCCGGCCTGCGGCACGACGGTGCTGGACACCGAGGGCGGCAACTACATCTGGCGCATCACCGCATCGGACACCACCTACGGGATCATCTCCGCGCAGTTGGCCCGCGACCTGGGCTTCACCCGGGTGGCCATGCTGGTGCAGCAGACCGAGGGCACCGAGAGCCCGGCCAACGTGTTCAAGGACGTCTGGGAGAACAAGGTCGGCGGTGAGATCATCGCCGACGTGCGATTCGCTCCCGGCAGCGACAGCTACCAGGCCGAGGTCGAGCAGGCGTTCGCGGGCGATCCCGACGCCGTCTACATCGGTGCCGGCCCCCAGGCCGGGATCCCGATCATCCGTGAATACATCGCCAGGGGCTACGACGCACAGATCCTGGTCTCCCCTGACCTGCAGGTGCCCGACATCGCCGAGACAGCCGCAGAGTTGCCGACCGGCCGGATCCTGGCCGCCCAGGTCACCGATGACTTCGGCTCCCCGGCGTACACGGCCTTCGCCGCGGCGCACCAGGAGTACGCCGGCAAGGCGCCTCCAACGGGCTTCTACGAGACCAACCAGTTCGACCAGTACATCGTGCTGGCGTTGGCGATGACGGCCGCCGAGTCCACCGACGGTCCCGCCGTCGCCGCTCAGATCTACAACATCGTGAACGCGCCGGGCACCAAGGTGTACACGTACGCCGACGGCGTCGCAGCGCTCGAGCGCGGCGAGCAGATCGATTACGACGGCCCCTCGGGCTCGATCGAGTTGCACACCACGACCGGCAACCTGGTCTCGCCCAAGGTCGCCGTGCAGCACATCGTCGGTGGCAGCTACACCGAGCGCGAGGTCGTCGAACTCGACGCAAGCCTCGGCCGCTAG
- a CDS encoding ABC transporter ATP-binding protein has translation MSASTNGSVVELHGISKSYGETRANVDIDFDLRAGEIHVLLGENGAGKTTLMNVMFGHVLPDAGTVRVRGSQADIHSPHDALELGIGMVHQHFSLVPTFSVAENIVLGSRPATDLRFRRGAIGTETTDLAERFGMPLDPHVQVQNLPVDLQQRVEILKVLYRGATILILDEPTSLLGPRQIENLLEILRDLRDRGCSIVLVTHKLGEVMEVADRVTVLRGGHKVGTTERGEFDERSLTRAMTGHEITAVESDHAPWTDDVPLLEVRQLNAPGEGADHLDDMSFIVRPGEILGVAGVEGNGQRTLVNCICGLDEAESGTVHVAGEDVTGAGTSALRSAGLAVIPEDRHAWGLILDMTVAENIAMSDIPAGAYNRRGLLDWRRVRRRSRELLEEYDVRPPDPDLLASSLSGGNQQKVVLARELSREPRVLVADNPTWGLDVGAIEYVHRRLLDVKGSDAAVLLLSMDLEELLKLSDRLIVLFRGRIMLECSVSDLDMDELALAMAGRTAATPA, from the coding sequence GTGAGCGCATCAACCAACGGCAGCGTCGTCGAACTGCACGGCATCTCCAAGAGCTACGGCGAGACGCGAGCGAACGTGGACATCGACTTCGACCTGCGCGCCGGTGAGATCCACGTGCTGCTGGGCGAGAACGGCGCCGGCAAGACGACGCTGATGAACGTGATGTTCGGCCACGTCCTCCCCGATGCCGGGACGGTTCGGGTGCGCGGTTCCCAGGCCGACATCCACTCCCCGCACGACGCTCTCGAACTGGGTATCGGCATGGTGCACCAGCACTTCTCGCTGGTCCCCACCTTCAGTGTCGCCGAGAACATCGTGCTGGGATCGCGGCCCGCCACCGATCTCCGGTTCAGGCGCGGCGCCATCGGCACCGAGACAACCGACTTGGCCGAGCGCTTCGGCATGCCGCTGGATCCCCACGTGCAGGTGCAGAACCTTCCCGTCGATCTCCAGCAGCGGGTCGAGATCCTCAAGGTGCTCTACCGCGGCGCCACCATCCTGATCCTGGACGAGCCCACCTCCCTGCTGGGCCCCCGCCAGATCGAGAACCTGCTGGAGATCCTGCGCGACCTGCGCGACCGCGGCTGCTCGATCGTGCTCGTGACCCACAAGCTTGGTGAGGTCATGGAGGTGGCCGACCGGGTCACCGTGCTGCGCGGCGGCCACAAGGTCGGCACGACCGAACGCGGCGAATTCGACGAGCGCAGCCTCACGCGGGCCATGACCGGCCATGAGATCACCGCCGTCGAGAGCGACCACGCCCCCTGGACCGACGACGTCCCACTGCTGGAGGTCCGCCAACTGAACGCTCCCGGCGAGGGCGCCGACCATCTCGACGACATGTCCTTCATCGTGCGACCCGGCGAGATCCTCGGCGTGGCGGGTGTCGAGGGCAACGGGCAGCGCACCCTGGTCAACTGCATCTGCGGGCTCGACGAGGCGGAATCCGGCACCGTCCACGTCGCCGGCGAGGACGTGACCGGAGCCGGCACGAGCGCCCTGCGCAGCGCCGGCCTGGCGGTGATCCCCGAGGACCGCCACGCCTGGGGCCTGATCCTCGACATGACCGTGGCGGAGAACATCGCCATGTCCGACATCCCCGCCGGTGCCTACAACCGGCGCGGCCTCCTGGATTGGCGGCGCGTCCGACGCCGTTCCCGGGAACTGCTCGAGGAGTACGACGTCCGGCCGCCCGACCCCGACCTGCTGGCCTCGAGCCTCTCCGGCGGCAACCAGCAGAAGGTGGTCCTCGCCCGGGAGCTGTCGCGGGAGCCACGCGTGCTCGTGGCGGACAACCCTACGTGGGGCCTGGACGTGGGTGCCATCGAATACGTGCACCGGCGGCTGCTCGACGTCAAGGGGAGCGACGCCGCCGTGCTGCTGCTCTCGATGGATCTCGAGGAGTTGCTGAAGCTGAGCGACCGCCTCATCGTGCTGTTCCGGGGCCGCATCATGCTGGAATGCTCCGTGAGCGATCTCGACATGGACGAGCTGGCTCTCGCCATGGCCGGAAGGACCGCGGCAACCCCTGCCTAG
- a CDS encoding branched-chain amino acid ABC transporter permease: protein MQHVIFGLTTGGVLAAATVGFALIRQTENILHIAHGQMLALGAFLSIILITDAGLNVFVAGVVSMLLVGVLGVALGIVVFKPVMDKGGNVLLFTSIGLAFVIYGAIIAIFGTILRKVPVGFGSRIEFSVPEFVLVLVLAAVLSALVGWLLANRSRRAEHREVAGTWGELWAARGTGVTLALAAVAAAVVLGLSTRSDGFGAQHDALVIATGELGMILLSLGAVLSLQFFLSLTRMGRWLRAAASNPALAAVRGIPVRVVSSVVWFIGSALAAMAGLMIAVRRGGVTSPLGWENILVILSAAVLGGTGSIMGVMAAAVLLGLAMEVSALWIPTAYRLVVAFGALILVLLVRPEGLFSTRRRAEQAA, encoded by the coding sequence GTGCAACACGTCATCTTCGGACTGACCACCGGGGGGGTGCTGGCCGCCGCCACGGTCGGGTTCGCCCTCATCCGCCAGACCGAGAACATCCTGCACATCGCCCACGGGCAGATGCTGGCTCTCGGCGCATTCCTGTCCATCATCCTCATCACCGACGCCGGACTGAACGTCTTCGTGGCCGGGGTTGTATCCATGCTGCTCGTGGGCGTCCTGGGCGTTGCCCTGGGGATCGTGGTCTTCAAGCCGGTGATGGACAAGGGCGGGAACGTGTTGCTCTTCACGTCCATCGGACTCGCCTTCGTCATCTACGGGGCGATCATCGCCATCTTCGGCACCATTCTGCGCAAGGTGCCGGTGGGCTTCGGCAGCCGCATCGAGTTCTCGGTGCCCGAGTTCGTGCTGGTTCTGGTGCTGGCCGCCGTGCTGTCGGCGCTGGTGGGCTGGCTCTTGGCCAACCGCTCCCGCCGCGCCGAGCACCGCGAGGTCGCCGGCACCTGGGGCGAGTTGTGGGCGGCTCGCGGGACTGGGGTGACGCTGGCTCTCGCCGCCGTGGCGGCCGCCGTCGTCCTCGGGCTGTCGACCCGGAGCGACGGCTTCGGCGCCCAGCACGACGCCCTCGTCATCGCCACCGGCGAGTTGGGCATGATCCTGCTGTCGCTGGGCGCGGTGCTGAGTCTGCAGTTCTTCCTGTCTCTGACGCGCATGGGTCGCTGGCTGCGCGCCGCGGCCTCGAATCCCGCCCTGGCGGCGGTGCGCGGCATCCCGGTGCGGGTGGTCTCCAGTGTCGTGTGGTTCATCGGCTCGGCGCTGGCCGCCATGGCCGGGTTGATGATCGCGGTGCGCCGCGGCGGCGTCACCAGCCCGCTGGGATGGGAGAACATCCTCGTGATCCTGTCCGCGGCCGTGCTGGGCGGCACCGGCAGCATCATGGGGGTCATGGCCGCGGCCGTGCTCCTGGGGCTTGCGATGGAGGTGAGCGCCCTGTGGATCCCGACCGCGTACCGCCTGGTCGTGGCGTTCGGCGCGCTGATCCTGGTACTGCTCGTGCGCCCAGAGGGCTTGTTCAGCACGCGCCGCCGGGCGGAGCAGGCCGCATGA